CATATATTCGTAGGAATAAGCTTAGCAATCATCATagcaaagaacataaacaaaagaggaagaaatAATGGCAACCCATCAGTGGTGTTCTTATATTGGTTTTTCTTCCATCCACAaactactaattttttttttcttttcataatttgACATTGCTACCGCCCTTTATGTAATTTTcgttttcatcttttcttttgcgTTCACATCAAATCGATTATATTTCCTAATACTTCTTAGATATGTATAGCTTCAAGTTACTGTTTGCTTGCATGTGTGTTTTCCACAGTACATCGACAAGTAAGAATTTACACAAATACCCGATATATGAGCCGAGAGGCATAGTATTAgtagggatatatatataatatcaagtAAGATTGTTTGATTCCATAATAACGGACCGACCGACCAATGGACCTATTGATCTCTACACTTCTAAATGCAATTCCAATCTAATGTGGTTGCTTTGACCGGACACAGGGAAGAACTCATGGCCGGAGCTTTTGGGAACAAATGGAGACTATGCGGCTTCAGTGATCAAAGGAGAGAACTCGAGCCTTAAAGTTACCGTGATTTTGGTTGGATCCCCGGTGACTGGAGACCTCAGGTGTGACCGCGTTAGGGTTTGGGTTGATGAAAGCCGTATCGTCGTCAAAAACCCAACCGCCGGCTAAATATGCATGTTGACCGCGATTACTATACATGCATCGTGCTATGAATAAAATAAACGAGCATGGTTGATGGCTTGGTCGttatatgtaataaatattgTTTGCTTTGAGGCGTCCGACCATATAAATCCGAGTAATCGCGTATATTTAAGCAGCgtaacaagcaaaaaaaaaaaaaatagtgttatTAAAggcaagagtttttttttattacaaaagtaatTGAGAAACAGCAAAAGCTAAATCAGATCATGAAAACTACTGTACAGAAGAGGATTAGATGATCATCCGACAAGAACATAGATAGCGTAGATGATCCCAGGTATGTAACCCAGTATCGTCAACAACAGACATATCCAGAACTCTACCTGTATCAAATCATGATTTTAGTAGTTA
The sequence above is drawn from the Camelina sativa cultivar DH55 chromosome 4, Cs, whole genome shotgun sequence genome and encodes:
- the LOC104782340 gene encoding protease inhibitor HPI-like; the encoded protein is MATHQWCSYIGKNSWPELLGTNGDYAASVIKGENSSLKVTVILVGSPVTGDLRCDRVRVWVDESRIVVKNPTAG
- the LOC109132714 gene encoding salt stress-induced hydrophobic peptide ESI3-like, whose protein sequence is MGSETFLEIILAILLPPVGVFLRCGCGVEFWICLLLTILGYIPGIIYAIYVLVG